In Acinetobacter sp. WCHAc010034, a genomic segment contains:
- a CDS encoding filamentous hemagglutinin N-terminal domain-containing protein — protein MNHIYKTIWNKAKNAFDVVAENVGAKGKQTSGSKGKSAGSSEETSHFLAVLTPVAAMLFVQAAFANVTVDGSNTQVHNANNGVQVIDIATANAAGISHNRYLNYNVDKAGQVLNNAAQTPGQLTAMTELAGKIMTNANLNASARVILNEVTGASRSALNGHIEVAGARADVIIANPYGITCAGCGFINTDQATLTTGTPKFNADGSIANFNITQGNIAVSGAGLAADGASLLRLLSRSLNVDGQINAQNLQAVAGAHQYDYATGKTAALAGTGAAAQYAIDSTQLGGIYANRISLIATEQGVGVRMAGDAAASAADFTLNAAGEIELKNKISAKQKISIQNHSAQQQSLNIDGALTAANIALGQAGQRNLNVKLNHGTLYAENTIDVQSHSLTAQDAKIQAKSDLNLSSAASASLQGSHIDAGNLSLKGGQLTANGTQLSAAQEITLQSEQDLILTDTQAAANNIAVQAASGSLTLDAVKLKAAQQLSLKADKMAVNAETSALNTQIQAQGKLTLGQNAALISQNKTSIAAADADVLGALYSGDAEINIAGSLSSGAGALVSVQNSNAVNAQNMNLNGTWEAADLSFKAGSLLRQEGNLYALNNLRLDASALDLHGKSAAGKQLAAHALQNLTVNRQAQLLSSERMDLSAQDIQLDGKAAAENAVTVTAGNNLNTGKDSAIQSNGTLSLKSETADVNLQGATYADEQRISAQNAIHLAESASAITAGRLSLAAQALHNTGKISTQAATDANLKRLQNQGQIVSGQFKLSSLDSLKNSGAIISDQDLSIAALQLENAKGAQIASNQSLAIHLSGQSLNNEGSLSALNQLSVNAQQANVVNSGQLAAGLQLQLDAQQFINNAAVNADKVQVTAAEIKNTANISGSTVDLKANKNSAGSLENSGEIFAADLIDLSASQDIANSGKIYTVNPQQAGAVSLTAQQIQNRPAGIVSTNTLQLKADRIANDGQISADDAVISANQLQKTALSNTGKAANNAGIYIYKSLQAQNLGALNNAGDLYVNLNGAQDASLIQAESLNNANGAYLFLGNHANFSQQGGKAVNRGEIYVQGLDALADTQISFADLDNAGGILNIDWAKLNFANSFNNTGKLNALNDAEIKAGNLKNAGEINLYNSSIAAVNLENNNAIKASGTAKIQASNAIQNNKLIHAKGDLYLDAKTLKNAEKSGIIALNNLNLNTVLTGKNAFENSGDIYAANILTIGNAQAKQTDVWNKMNANMAQVSGGNLQAGKGLTVYGHNFINNYNVLANAGDIQLVLSGKFENERTYYGHKINITETWKTPQMYLTSDNDWGDESFNDSASNTIIYTTQVAIKGGGDDGVQGSIVTETWKKSTDVQAGAERDYNTIKNYLNGDIGQAKIGANNGNIIINYADDSKNIGGKIYAAGNGAGLVNINGTNNFTNQSLDLYRDQVFELKYLLLTDHSNRAGAVVSLDSKNPGKIQLDNIDDDGDFNRSNNYIDAIKGLSGIYYSYQDSNTAKYTTVTDRADDDYTVTYNVKNVIDAIRNKVKLDGFKALLPKNVQTDTAQSKATVTGNTVYIKAKNLTNESESNLNHLALNNDKKLCQNLGLTCQIEQQAADKKANADAPDSAADADAPKKQVDSTKYTEDVRIQPVQPIAQVPALDLTLPVSDYGQYVAVKDPKAKYLVESNPLYGENSNVIGSDYLQNKLGINPDAVMKRLGDNGYEMNLVRQQLISSLGTAVLYANSSMSDQMQKLFDQAADLSASSKLEYGKALTESQISSLDKDIVWMVAKEVAGQKVLVPQVYLSKATIDSISSSGAVIAGKNLTYLEVDALDNKNAAIRGGNIVVDAKKDINNIGAQIKGGNVFLTSKEGSINNITQVHTAGSDADRKTSIGAVSSIVSDGALVLDAAKDINNIGAKLKAGGAAALKAGENINILSIQDSEASSQKIKNGRSTTSTVTNMGSVIEAGGNLILDSGKDTVIKGSDATAGGVLYAKTGGDFKLLADQDTSETKTVTSRSGFGVGGGVWGSETVETSDFQGKNKASNLNAGSLIIDAGSKAVIEGSNIGIRDKDSFSIIRGAEGVDILDGKDEERHEKTTTTTAYLKSTKGSSSSGDPIYGAAADSLEKDKKGNYQGNSTQKLYGSSTEDEPNTEVKASAGAKVTKLSASAQAGASASTKGEAALKISEKTKTVEKSGSSSSVASNITSAGSLAIVSDGLVNVRGSNVDVDGALAIAAKDLLVEAGKNTSYTSRDMTRTSVGIFAEGDANAQASAQAGVKAGVNGASASVSAGASAEANGTVTFGAKHEKESESVNSLTHRKSSLKSGSDMLIKVQDSATFQGADVQAGQWDKDGKPIGAPASLRIEAKDIKNLAVQDTHDEKRSSSSKLAGIYISGNASAQAGAQAGASADVTNPNPLSAGASASASASAEAGAGLRTAIQNSDESYSTVTNQGNAFKSTGSFVRIAENSILDQATQVSAGSIYQSAASIKDEAVADSQTFRSSSQSHEARIGLYAEAGVSAGVSAQASLGATAAAGAGKQASGATERDPASGSSKPGPKLAVGISAQYSSESSAANSKDTQARSSSFVSSGDITSISSGETQLNGTQFSSGGGINLAASKLAYNAVHDTHESDSSSRSIDVNAKVGIDIKGTPDVEAGAAYSQNKSKASSSTAVAGGLNAAGNINIAANDGASFEGTQFSSGNAVTVQSGNTEFKVAESTSSRSSTGFNVGASFENAQKSTKAHENVQRQVTGNNASGPANDVRQAGGVSAGFDIEKSNKTAYTGSVITAKQFQIVSPPNALEGAPAVTPAATMENVKFQSLAVDSKGKPIEDASINQTNTSLVKVTEKTKKDQKSGFELGGQGSIDSGDLRQIRTIKDAYAGTGTAGQTRQSTETLTLNDPNNSEHSSQKTISVNMKDAIGGKVTSIINALKPAPTVP, from the coding sequence ATGAATCATATTTATAAAACCATTTGGAATAAAGCTAAAAATGCGTTTGATGTGGTGGCTGAAAATGTAGGCGCTAAAGGCAAGCAGACTTCAGGCAGCAAAGGCAAGTCCGCAGGCAGTTCTGAAGAAACCTCCCATTTCCTTGCCGTATTGACTCCCGTGGCTGCCATGCTGTTTGTGCAGGCGGCTTTTGCCAATGTCACGGTGGATGGCAGCAACACTCAAGTGCATAATGCCAATAATGGCGTGCAGGTGATTGATATTGCGACAGCAAATGCTGCCGGCATTTCACACAACCGCTACCTGAACTATAACGTAGACAAAGCCGGGCAGGTTTTAAATAACGCGGCGCAGACGCCCGGCCAGCTGACAGCAATGACTGAGCTGGCGGGCAAAATCATGACCAATGCCAACCTGAATGCCAGCGCTAGAGTGATTTTAAATGAGGTGACCGGCGCCAGCCGTTCCGCGCTGAATGGGCACATTGAAGTTGCAGGCGCCAGGGCGGATGTCATTATTGCCAATCCTTACGGCATTACCTGCGCAGGCTGCGGCTTTATCAATACCGATCAGGCAACCTTAACCACAGGCACGCCAAAATTCAATGCAGACGGCAGCATCGCCAATTTCAATATTACCCAAGGCAATATTGCGGTGAGTGGCGCAGGGCTGGCTGCAGACGGCGCGAGCCTGCTGCGCCTGCTTTCCCGCAGCTTAAATGTGGACGGCCAAATCAATGCGCAGAATCTGCAGGCGGTTGCCGGCGCGCATCAATATGATTATGCGACGGGCAAAACAGCCGCGCTGGCCGGCACCGGCGCTGCGGCGCAATACGCAATTGATTCAACGCAATTGGGCGGCATTTACGCCAACCGGATCAGCCTGATTGCGACAGAACAGGGGGTGGGCGTGCGCATGGCGGGCGATGCGGCAGCCAGCGCTGCAGATTTCACCCTGAATGCCGCAGGTGAAATTGAATTAAAAAATAAGATCAGCGCTAAGCAGAAGATCAGCATTCAAAACCATTCGGCGCAGCAGCAAAGCTTGAATATTGATGGCGCTTTGACCGCCGCTAATATTGCGCTTGGACAGGCCGGCCAGCGCAATCTGAATGTAAAGCTTAATCATGGAACACTCTACGCTGAAAACACGATTGATGTTCAAAGCCATTCACTGACTGCGCAAGATGCCAAAATTCAGGCCAAGTCAGACCTGAATCTCAGTTCGGCAGCCAGCGCCAGCCTGCAGGGCTCGCATATTGATGCCGGAAACTTGAGCCTGAAAGGCGGCCAGCTGACCGCCAATGGCACGCAGCTGAGCGCTGCCCAAGAGATTACCCTGCAGAGTGAGCAGGACTTAATCCTGACGGATACTCAGGCAGCCGCCAATAATATTGCAGTGCAGGCCGCTTCGGGCAGCCTCACCTTAGATGCGGTGAAACTCAAAGCTGCGCAGCAGCTGAGCCTGAAAGCGGACAAGATGGCGGTGAATGCTGAAACTTCGGCGCTGAATACGCAAATTCAGGCGCAGGGCAAGCTGACGCTTGGGCAGAATGCTGCGCTGATCAGCCAAAATAAGACCTCAATTGCAGCTGCCGATGCGGATGTGCTGGGAGCGCTGTACAGCGGCGATGCGGAAATTAACATTGCAGGAAGCTTAAGCAGCGGCGCCGGCGCGCTGGTTTCGGTACAGAATTCAAATGCGGTCAATGCGCAGAACATGAATTTAAACGGCACATGGGAAGCCGCGGATTTAAGCTTTAAAGCCGGCAGCCTGCTCAGGCAGGAAGGCAATTTATACGCGCTGAATAATTTGCGGCTGGATGCCAGCGCGCTTGATCTGCATGGAAAATCCGCCGCCGGAAAGCAGCTTGCAGCGCATGCCCTGCAGAATTTGACTGTGAACCGGCAGGCGCAGCTGCTGAGTTCTGAGCGCATGGATCTCAGCGCGCAGGATATTCAGCTGGATGGGAAAGCTGCTGCGGAAAATGCGGTGACCGTGACAGCTGGAAATAATCTCAATACAGGCAAAGATTCAGCCATCCAGTCGAATGGGACATTGAGCTTGAAATCTGAAACTGCCGATGTGAATCTGCAAGGCGCGACCTATGCGGATGAACAGCGCATTTCAGCGCAGAATGCCATTCATCTGGCTGAAAGCGCTTCTGCAATTACAGCGGGGCGGTTAAGCCTGGCAGCGCAGGCTTTGCATAATACCGGCAAAATCAGCACGCAGGCGGCCACCGATGCCAATTTAAAAAGGCTGCAGAATCAGGGGCAGATTGTTTCAGGCCAATTCAAGCTTTCCAGCCTGGACAGCTTAAAGAACAGCGGCGCAATCATTTCAGATCAGGACCTGTCTATTGCCGCCTTGCAGCTTGAAAATGCAAAAGGCGCGCAAATTGCCAGCAATCAAAGCCTTGCCATTCATTTGAGCGGGCAGAGCCTGAACAATGAGGGCAGCCTGTCGGCGTTAAATCAGCTGAGCGTCAATGCGCAGCAGGCCAATGTCGTAAACAGCGGCCAGCTTGCAGCCGGCCTGCAGCTGCAGCTGGATGCGCAGCAGTTCATCAATAACGCCGCCGTGAATGCCGACAAAGTTCAGGTCACGGCAGCTGAGATTAAAAATACAGCCAATATTTCTGGCAGCACTGTAGATCTAAAAGCCAATAAAAACAGCGCCGGCAGCTTAGAAAACAGCGGTGAAATTTTTGCAGCGGACTTGATTGATTTAAGCGCATCGCAGGATATTGCCAATAGCGGCAAGATTTATACGGTTAATCCGCAGCAGGCAGGCGCTGTAAGCTTGACGGCGCAGCAGATTCAAAACCGGCCTGCCGGCATTGTCAGCACCAATACGCTGCAATTGAAAGCCGACCGTATTGCGAATGACGGCCAAATTTCCGCAGATGACGCGGTAATTTCGGCAAATCAGCTGCAGAAAACCGCATTAAGCAATACAGGCAAAGCGGCCAATAATGCCGGCATTTACATCTACAAGTCCCTGCAGGCGCAGAATTTGGGCGCATTGAATAATGCCGGCGATTTGTATGTCAATTTAAACGGCGCGCAGGATGCCTCGCTCATTCAGGCTGAAAGCCTGAATAATGCAAATGGCGCTTATTTATTCTTAGGCAATCATGCAAATTTCAGCCAGCAGGGCGGTAAGGCAGTCAACCGCGGCGAAATTTATGTGCAGGGACTGGATGCGCTGGCTGACACTCAGATCAGTTTTGCGGATTTAGACAATGCTGGCGGCATTTTAAATATTGACTGGGCAAAGCTGAATTTCGCGAACAGTTTCAATAACACTGGCAAATTAAATGCGCTGAATGACGCTGAAATTAAGGCGGGCAATTTAAAGAATGCCGGCGAGATTAATTTATATAATTCCAGCATTGCAGCGGTCAATCTGGAAAATAATAATGCCATTAAAGCATCAGGCACGGCAAAAATTCAGGCTTCAAATGCAATTCAGAACAATAAGCTGATTCATGCTAAAGGCGATTTATATTTAGACGCCAAAACACTGAAGAATGCTGAAAAATCAGGCATTATTGCTTTAAATAATTTAAATCTGAATACAGTGCTGACTGGAAAAAATGCATTTGAAAATTCAGGTGATATCTATGCTGCCAATATTTTAACCATCGGCAATGCGCAAGCGAAGCAAACCGATGTCTGGAATAAAATGAATGCCAATATGGCTCAGGTTTCCGGCGGCAATCTGCAGGCTGGCAAAGGCCTGACGGTTTACGGGCATAATTTTATCAATAACTATAATGTGCTGGCCAATGCAGGCGATATTCAGCTTGTGCTGTCAGGCAAGTTTGAAAATGAACGGACTTACTACGGCCATAAAATCAATATCACTGAAACGTGGAAAACGCCGCAGATGTATTTAACCAGTGACAATGACTGGGGGGATGAATCTTTTAATGACAGTGCGAGCAATACAATTATTTATACCACGCAAGTGGCAATTAAAGGCGGCGGTGATGATGGCGTGCAAGGCAGCATAGTCACGGAGACTTGGAAAAAGAGCACAGATGTACAAGCGGGTGCGGAGCGTGATTACAATACAATCAAAAATTACCTAAATGGAGATATAGGCCAAGCCAAAATTGGCGCAAATAACGGAAATATTATTATCAACTATGCAGATGATTCAAAAAACATCGGCGGTAAAATTTATGCCGCGGGTAATGGCGCTGGACTCGTTAATATAAATGGAACTAACAATTTCACTAACCAATCTCTTGACCTATATCGTGATCAAGTTTTTGAATTAAAATATTTATTATTAACCGATCACAGCAACAGAGCTGGAGCAGTTGTTTCGTTGGATTCAAAAAATCCAGGAAAAATTCAATTAGATAATATTGATGATGATGGAGATTTCAATCGCTCAAATAATTATATTGATGCTATAAAAGGCTTATCGGGAATTTATTATTCTTATCAAGACAGCAATACCGCTAAATACACGACTGTGACGGATAGGGCAGATGATGACTATACAGTTACCTATAATGTTAAAAATGTAATTGATGCGATTCGGAATAAAGTCAAACTTGATGGCTTTAAAGCATTGCTTCCTAAAAATGTTCAAACTGATACTGCGCAGTCTAAAGCCACTGTTACGGGTAACACTGTTTATATAAAAGCAAAAAATTTGACCAATGAATCTGAGAGCAATCTCAATCATTTGGCTTTAAATAATGATAAAAAACTTTGCCAGAACCTTGGATTGACCTGTCAAATTGAGCAGCAGGCAGCAGATAAAAAAGCAAATGCAGATGCGCCTGACAGTGCTGCGGATGCAGATGCGCCGAAGAAACAGGTGGACAGCACTAAATACACTGAAGATGTGCGCATTCAGCCCGTTCAGCCAATCGCTCAGGTTCCGGCGCTGGATTTGACGCTGCCGGTTTCGGATTACGGCCAATATGTTGCGGTGAAAGATCCAAAGGCTAAATATCTGGTCGAATCCAACCCGCTGTATGGCGAAAATTCCAATGTTATCGGCTCAGACTACCTGCAGAACAAGCTTGGCATTAACCCGGATGCCGTGATGAAGCGCCTAGGCGACAATGGCTATGAAATGAATTTGGTGCGCCAGCAGCTGATTTCGTCCTTGGGCACAGCCGTGCTGTATGCCAACAGCTCCATGTCCGATCAAATGCAGAAGCTTTTTGATCAGGCCGCTGATCTTTCCGCATCTTCAAAACTTGAATACGGCAAGGCGCTGACAGAGAGCCAGATCAGCAGCCTGGACAAGGATATTGTCTGGATGGTGGCTAAGGAAGTAGCCGGCCAGAAAGTTCTTGTGCCTCAGGTGTATTTAAGCAAGGCCACCATTGACAGCATCAGCAGCTCCGGCGCTGTGATTGCCGGCAAGAATTTGACCTATCTGGAAGTGGATGCGCTGGACAATAAAAATGCCGCAATCCGCGGCGGCAATATTGTGGTGGATGCCAAAAAAGACATCAATAATATTGGCGCGCAGATTAAAGGCGGCAATGTTTTCCTGACATCTAAGGAAGGCTCCATCAATAACATTACCCAAGTACATACAGCTGGCAGCGATGCAGACCGCAAGACCTCCATTGGCGCCGTATCCAGCATCGTCAGTGACGGCGCTTTAGTGCTGGATGCTGCCAAGGATATCAATAATATTGGCGCCAAGCTGAAGGCGGGCGGCGCCGCTGCATTAAAAGCCGGTGAAAACATTAATATTCTGTCCATTCAGGACAGCGAAGCTTCCAGCCAGAAGATTAAAAACGGGCGCAGCACAACCAGCACCGTGACGAATATGGGCTCAGTGATAGAGGCAGGCGGAAATCTGATCCTTGACAGCGGCAAGGACACCGTAATTAAAGGCAGTGACGCCACGGCCGGCGGCGTGCTGTATGCGAAAACCGGCGGCGACTTTAAGCTTTTAGCCGATCAGGATACTTCAGAAACCAAGACCGTGACCTCGCGTTCGGGCTTTGGCGTAGGAGGCGGCGTTTGGGGTTCAGAAACTGTAGAAACATCAGATTTTCAAGGGAAAAATAAGGCCAGCAATTTGAATGCCGGCAGCCTGATCATCGATGCTGGCAGCAAGGCAGTGATTGAAGGCTCGAATATCGGCATCCGTGATAAAGACAGCTTCAGCATAATCCGCGGCGCAGAGGGTGTGGATATTCTGGATGGCAAAGATGAAGAGCGCCATGAAAAAACCACCACGACCACCGCCTATTTAAAATCGACCAAAGGCAGCTCAAGCAGCGGCGATCCGATTTATGGCGCGGCGGCGGACAGTTTGGAAAAAGATAAAAAAGGCAATTATCAGGGCAATTCTACGCAGAAATTATACGGCAGCTCAACGGAAGATGAGCCGAATACCGAAGTGAAAGCGTCTGCGGGCGCGAAAGTCACTAAATTGTCGGCCAGCGCGCAGGCTGGCGCTTCCGCCTCAACAAAAGGCGAGGCGGCGCTGAAAATTTCGGAAAAGACCAAAACTGTTGAAAAAAGCGGTTCCAGCAGCAGTGTCGCTTCAAATATTACATCCGCAGGCAGCCTAGCCATTGTGTCAGATGGCCTGGTGAATGTCCGCGGTTCAAATGTTGACGTAGACGGGGCGCTGGCGATTGCGGCGAAAGACCTGCTGGTGGAAGCTGGTAAAAATACTTCCTATACATCACGCGACATGACCCGGACATCTGTCGGCATCTTTGCAGAAGGCGACGCCAATGCGCAGGCCAGCGCGCAAGCCGGCGTGAAGGCCGGCGTCAATGGCGCCAGCGCCAGTGTCAGTGCCGGCGCCAGCGCTGAAGCCAACGGCACCGTAACCTTTGGCGCCAAGCATGAAAAAGAATCAGAGTCGGTAAACAGCTTGACGCATCGCAAGTCCAGCTTGAAATCCGGTTCAGATATGCTGATCAAGGTGCAGGATAGCGCAACCTTCCAAGGTGCAGATGTGCAGGCAGGACAGTGGGATAAGGACGGAAAGCCGATAGGCGCGCCAGCCAGCTTAAGAATTGAAGCCAAAGACATTAAGAATCTGGCTGTTCAGGACACGCATGATGAAAAACGCTCCAGCTCCAGCAAGCTGGCGGGCATTTATATCAGTGGCAATGCTTCAGCACAGGCCGGCGCGCAAGCGGGCGCATCGGCTGACGTGACTAATCCAAACCCGCTAAGCGCAGGCGCTTCCGCTTCCGCCAGCGCCTCTGCGGAGGCTGGTGCGGGCCTAAGAACAGCAATACAGAACAGCGATGAGTCTTACAGCACCGTCACAAATCAAGGCAATGCATTTAAGTCAACCGGAAGCTTTGTGCGGATTGCTGAAAACTCGATTTTGGATCAGGCAACGCAAGTGAGCGCGGGCAGCATATATCAAAGCGCCGCCAGCATTAAAGATGAAGCTGTTGCAGACAGCCAGACGTTCCGCAGCAGCAGCCAGTCACATGAAGCGAGAATTGGCCTGTATGCAGAAGCGGGCGTCAGCGCCGGCGTTTCGGCACAAGCCAGTTTAGGCGCAACGGCAGCGGCCGGCGCAGGAAAGCAGGCGAGCGGGGCAACTGAACGCGACCCGGCATCCGGCAGCAGCAAGCCCGGGCCTAAGCTGGCGGTGGGCATTTCAGCGCAGTACAGTTCGGAATCTTCCGCGGCGAACAGCAAAGATACGCAGGCAAGAAGCTCATCTTTTGTATCTTCCGGCGATATTACCTCTATTTCCAGCGGTGAAACGCAGCTGAACGGCACCCAGTTTTCTTCCGGCGGCGGCATAAATTTAGCAGCGTCGAAACTTGCTTACAACGCGGTTCATGATACGCATGAATCGGATTCATCCAGCAGAAGCATTGATGTCAATGCCAAAGTCGGCATTGATATTAAAGGCACGCCGGATGTAGAAGCGGGCGCGGCTTATAGCCAAAATAAATCTAAGGCCAGTTCGTCTACTGCAGTTGCTGGAGGGCTGAACGCCGCAGGAAATATCAATATTGCAGCGAATGACGGCGCGAGTTTTGAAGGAACGCAATTCAGCAGCGGAAATGCGGTAACGGTGCAGTCCGGCAATACGGAATTTAAGGTTGCGGAAAGCACCAGCAGCCGCAGTTCGACAGGCTTTAATGTCGGCGCCAGCTTTGAAAACGCCCAAAAAAGCACAAAAGCGCATGAGAATGTGCAGCGGCAAGTGACAGGCAATAATGCGTCTGGCCCCGCCAATGATGTCCGGCAGGCAGGCGGCGTTTCAGCAGGGTTTGATATTGAAAAGTCGAATAAAACGGCATATACAGGTTCAGTGATTACGGCTAAGCAATTCCAGATTGTCAGCCCGCCAAATGCTCTGGAGGGCGCTCCGGCAGTGACACCGGCAGCGACGATGGAAAATGTAAAATTTCAGTCTTTAGCAGTGGATAGCAAAGGGAAGCCTATTGAGGACGCGTCCATTAATCAAACCAATACATCTCTAGTCAAGGTCACTGAGAAGACTAAAAAAGATCAGAAGTCCGGTTTTGAGCTGGGCGGGCAAGGCAGCATAGACAGCGGCGATTTAAGGCAAATCCGCACGATTAAGGATGCATATGCAGGAACGGGTACGGCGGGGCAAACGCGGCAGTCCACAGAAACTTTAACCCTGAATGATCCGAATAACTCGGAGCATTCCAGCCAGAAGACCATTTCTGTGAACATGAAAGACGCAATTGGCGGCAAGGTAACCAGCATTATCAATGCATTGAAGCCGGCGCCGACAGTGCCTTAA
- a CDS encoding AAA family ATPase, whose protein sequence is MAIRSVSIQGFRSVRNICLPLSQLNIISGPNGSGKSNLYKALRLLHEAASGRLSAAIAEEGGMQKVMWAGGQRYGDLKKAHKRMILSAEMEHYEYQLEIGFPEPLISLFALDPLVKKEALWLSGYQRRPASMLMERLNQAAFLKNADGERMAYPASLTQEDSLFGQLSDPHLYPEVSQVREAMKGWRFYHEFSGSARSAMRTPQVGIRSPVLAHDGANLAAAFETLRERGQTETLFAVLEQAFPNSHFYVEELGGRFQMMMKREGILRALESAEFSDGTLRFLCLAVALLSPRPPKFMALNEPENSLHPDLLPALAMLIAEASRYTQLWVTSHSLALAEMIKGYCAVSHFQLDQQAGESIAVQLA, encoded by the coding sequence ATGGCCATACGTTCCGTTTCAATCCAAGGCTTCCGCTCAGTCAGGAATATCTGCCTTCCTTTATCGCAGCTGAATATCATCAGCGGGCCAAACGGCTCCGGCAAGTCAAATCTGTACAAGGCGCTGCGCCTGCTGCATGAAGCCGCCAGCGGGCGCCTGTCCGCAGCCATTGCGGAAGAAGGCGGCATGCAGAAAGTCATGTGGGCCGGCGGGCAGCGTTATGGCGACCTGAAGAAAGCGCACAAGCGGATGATCCTGTCGGCGGAAATGGAGCATTATGAATATCAGCTGGAAATCGGCTTTCCTGAGCCGCTGATCAGCCTGTTTGCGCTCGACCCTTTAGTGAAGAAAGAAGCGCTGTGGCTGAGCGGCTATCAGCGCCGGCCGGCCAGCATGCTGATGGAGCGCCTAAATCAGGCGGCCTTCCTGAAAAATGCCGATGGCGAACGGATGGCTTACCCGGCGTCACTGACGCAGGAAGACTCGCTATTTGGGCAGCTGTCCGACCCGCATTTGTATCCGGAAGTTTCTCAGGTGCGCGAGGCAATGAAAGGCTGGCGCTTTTATCATGAATTTTCGGGCAGCGCCCGCTCCGCCATGCGCACGCCGCAGGTCGGCATACGCTCGCCGGTGCTGGCGCATGACGGGGCAAATCTGGCTGCCGCCTTTGAAACCCTGCGTGAGCGCGGGCAGACTGAAACTTTATTTGCCGTGCTGGAGCAGGCTTTTCCCAACAGCCATTTTTATGTTGAGGAGCTGGGCGGGCGCTTTCAGATGATGATGAAGCGTGAAGGCATTTTGCGCGCGCTGGAAAGCGCGGAGTTTTCTGACGGCACGCTGCGCTTCCTATGCCTGGCGGTGGCGCTGCTGAGTCCAAGACCGCCGAAATTCATGGCGCTGAATGAGCCGGAAAACAGCCTACATCCCGATTTATTGCCAGCTTTAGCAATGCTGATTGCGGAAGCCAGCCGCTATACCCAGCTGTGGGTGACCAGCCATTCGCTGGCGCTGGCGGAAATGATTAAAGGCTATTGCGCGGTCAGCCATTTTCAGCTGGATCAGCAAGCCGGTGAAAGCATTGCGGTTCAGCTTGCCTAG